TGGCCCAGGCCGTGGGCCGGGCACCCGGGCGGTGGGAGAGGGGAGGGCGTACTCATCGGGGAAGGCGTACTCATGAGGACTCCGTTGCTACGAGGGAGTGCAGGTAGTGCATGAGGGAAACAAGGACGTCCCGGCTGGATTCGCGGTGCCGCGCGTCGCACGTCATAAGGGGGACGTCGGAAGGCAGGTCGAGCGCACCGCGGAGCTCCTGAAGCGTGTGATCCGGAGCGCCCGCAAAGGAGTTCACCGCGACGACGAAGGGCACACCGCTCTCTTCCAGACGGCCCATGACGTCGAAGCTGTCCTCCAGTCGCCGGGTGTCCACCAGCACCACCGCGCCGAGAGCGCCTTCGAACAGACCATTCCACAGGAACCAGAACCGCTGCTGACCGGGGGTGCCGAAGAGGTAGAGGACGAGTTCGTCGCTGATGCTGATCCGGCCGAAGTCCATCGCGACGGTGGTGGCCGTCTTGTGTTCCACGCCCGCGCGGTCGTCGATGCCGGCGCCGGCCTGGGTCATGGTCTCTTCGGTGGTCAGCGGCCGGATCTCGCTCACCGACCCGACCATGGTCGTCTTGCCGACCCCGAATCCGCCCACGATCACGACCTTGACCGCCGCGGACGCCGTGTGGGGGAGCCGCTCCTCGTTGGGGGGCTCCGCGAGCTCAGAGCTTTTGAAGGCCATGGATCACCTTTTCGATGAGGGCAAGGTCGGGCAGATCCGCTGGCGGTACCGGCGGGCGCGTGAGCACCTGTTGCTCGTCCAGCAGGTCGCTGATCAGGACGCTGACGACACTCACCGGCAGTCCTGTGTGGGCGGATATCTCGGCGACCGAGAGCGGAGCCTGGCACAGGCTCAGAATCGACGCGTGCTCCGGCTGCATGCCGGCCGTGGGAACGGTCCTGGCCACGATCAGCGTGACCAGGTCGAGCTCGTTGGCCGCGGAGGAACGGCCACTGGTGATGACGTAGAGGCGCTCCGGCCTTTCCTCCGTGCCGTCCTGGGGGGAGTCGCTCACCTGGCCTGCCCGTCGCTGCGGGGCGGGCTGGTGATGTGCGCTCCCAGACGGGCGATGAGGTCCCGCATGCGCTGGCCCATGAGCCCGGCGTCCACGCCGTCGTCAGCGAGCACCGCGAGATAGGCCCTGGGGCCGGCGGCCATCAGGTAGAAGAAACCGCCGTCCATCTCGATGACCACCAACCGCATTTTGCCCGCCTGGTGCGGGAGTTCGCTGCCGACCGCACTGGCGAGACTCTGCAAGCCGGAGCAGGAAGCGGCCAGCCGCTCGGCCGACTCGGTGGTCCCGCCGTGGTGTCCCATACGCAGTCCGTCCGAGGACAGTACGAGGACCGTGCGGGTCTGCGGCACGCTCTCCGCGAGGTCCTTGAGCATCCAGTCCAAGCTGGCCGCCTGCTGACTCACTGTTCTCCTCTCGGCGCGGCGGCGTCGTCGCCACCACTGCTGCCCTCCGCCGACAGTCCGGTCTTGAAGGCGGTCAGCCACTCCCCCGGTGCCCGCTGCGCTCCCTCCGCCGGCCGGGCGTGGCCCGCGGGTGCCTGCGCCTCCGCCACCCGTTCTCTGCGTCGCCGCTGAGGAAGTCCGTTCGCCGTCCGCTCGACCACCTGCGGCGTCTCGTCGCTCCGCCGGGGCGCCGGGGGCTTGGCCGTCTGCCGGGACACCACCTGGCCCGGCTGGCTCGCCGCCCGCGGACCGGAGAACGTCCCGATACCGTGCGCCACGCCCGACGCCTCAGCCGCGCTGGTGATCAACTGCTGAGGAACCACGAGCACCACCCGCACGCCCCCGTAGGCGGACGTACGCAGCGAGACCTGCAGACCGAACGCCTGAGTCAGGCGCCCCACCACCGCCAGGCCGAGTCGCGGGGTCTCTCCCAAGTCGCCCAGGTCGATGCCCTGCTGCGCCTGTTCAAGGCGCCGCTCGGCCAGGTGCC
The sequence above is a segment of the Streptomyces lydicus genome. Coding sequences within it:
- a CDS encoding GTP-binding protein, producing MAFKSSELAEPPNEERLPHTASAAVKVVIVGGFGVGKTTMVGSVSEIRPLTTEETMTQAGAGIDDRAGVEHKTATTVAMDFGRISISDELVLYLFGTPGQQRFWFLWNGLFEGALGAVVLVDTRRLEDSFDVMGRLEESGVPFVVAVNSFAGAPDHTLQELRGALDLPSDVPLMTCDARHRESSRDVLVSLMHYLHSLVATESS
- a CDS encoding DUF742 domain-containing protein, whose translation is MSDSPQDGTEERPERLYVITSGRSSAANELDLVTLIVARTVPTAGMQPEHASILSLCQAPLSVAEISAHTGLPVSVVSVLISDLLDEQQVLTRPPVPPADLPDLALIEKVIHGLQKL
- a CDS encoding roadblock/LC7 domain-containing protein, with amino-acid sequence MDWMLKDLAESVPQTRTVLVLSSDGLRMGHHGGTTESAERLAASCSGLQSLASAVGSELPHQAGKMRLVVIEMDGGFFYLMAAGPRAYLAVLADDGVDAGLMGQRMRDLIARLGAHITSPPRSDGQAR